The window TGAGGGTGTAAAAAGAGTTGGGGCACATCGTGGGCAGTGCACACAACCAGGTCCACTGACTGGAGCCTTGGCTTTGCCTGTGTAGAATGGGCCTAAGAAATGCCCATGCTGCAGGTGGAGACTGTCTGGGTGGTCACGGACAGCAGGTGCAGAGCAGTGGGGCAGGGGAGTGGGTACATGTCAGTGTTGAACTTGACAGCAACTAACAACTCATTCATCAGGAGtaagtgcccccagccctgccgaGAGGCCCATAAGCATCCCTAGAGCCTGGCACAGGGAGTTCATTGTACCTAGGTGCTTGGTAGGCATTGATGGAACAGATGCAAAACGTTTAACCCCTAGCCCAGACAGGTCCCTGAAGTTGCAACCCCACAGGGCCAAATGTTAACTGTGCAGCTCTTGGAGGACGATGTGGTCTACAAGTCCAGGTgggccccttccttcctctgcatCCCCCTGGTTCAGCTAAGATTCCCTCCATTTCTCAGATAagggaactgaagctcagaaagaaaTGTGACTTGCCACCATTCATATCGCTTGTAAGTGCCTGAGGTGGGATTCAGCCTAGAAATGCCTGATTCAAAAGCCCAAGTTCTTTCTTCTGGATTCCtcttcaaggattttttttttttttttttaatccccattCCACAGATGAGCAACCTCAGCCTCCAAAAATTGAAGCAGGTGGCCCCAGGACATATAGTGGGTCAGCAACTGAGCCAAGATGGGACCCTGGGTCTATACGACTTGATCCTGACCTTGATGAAATCcaacatccccattttacagctgaggaaacaggTTTAGAAAGGTTTCCCCCATGATCTGAGAGTCAGAGCTGAGCCtgggtttttgtgtgtttgtttttcttaacaGCTTCATTGAAATATAAtccacataccatacaattcacacATTAAAGTGTAAGAGtcagtggttttcagtatattcagagttgtgcaaccatgttgttcagtcgccaagttgtgtccgactctttgcaaccccgtgaaatGCAGCGTGCCACGTGGTGTGTACCCATCACCGATatccattttagaacattttcatcaccccaataagaaatcccattcctctggctatttcatttaaatggaagTATACAATATATGGTCTTTagtgattggcttctttcacttcacatggtgttttcaaggttcatccacattgtagtatctatcactttttttcttctagttgctgggtagtattctattgtgtggacagaccacattttatttattcattcatcagttgatggatatttgggctgtttccatcttttgactattgtgaataatgcggCTGTGAATATCTGTGTACAGTGTGTTGACACTTGTCTTTAATGCTCTTGGGTAGATACTTGGGTGTGGAATTGGTAACTCTACGTTTCACCATTTAAGGAACTGCCAGACCATTTTCCACACCAGCTGTGCAATTTTACATTCCACCAGTAGCAATAGGAAGGtgccagtttctccacatccttgttaacacttttgttttttcttgtttttatagcCATCCTAAATGGGTATGAAGTGGTAACTCAttttggctttgatttgcatttccctgatggtatAATGATGTCAGTTATCTTTTCCAATGTTTATTGACTAtttgtacagttgacccttgaacaatatgggGGCTGGGGGTACCAACTCTCTCCACAGTCAAAATTCTGAGTataacttttttatttcatttgctgcATCGGGTCCCAGTTGTGTCATCCAAGATCTTTCCTCGTGGTGCAAAGACTCTGTAGTTCTGGTTcttgagcttagttgctctgcatcatgggcgatcttagttccctgaccagggatggaaccaggtcacctgcattgcaatgCAgattttcaaccactggaccaccaggaaaatccctgaGTATAAACTTTAGAGTTGATCCTCTGTATCCATGGTTCTGAATCCAAGGATTCAACCTACCACGGAACATGTAGTACTACtctaggatttatttttaaaaatttgcatataaGTGGaaccatgcagttcaaacccatattgttcaagggtcaactatatctttttggagaaatgtctattcagatcctttgcccattttaaaattgggttctttttcttgttgagttATAAGACCTCTTTATATGTTTTAGATACAAATTTTTtagatatgatttgcaaatatttttttccccattagcagatggtcttttcactttcattttttaggGTCCTTGGAAGCacaagaatttttaattttgatgaagctcaagctatctattgtctttttttccttttgtcgtTTGTGCCTTCTGACCTTCTGAGTCATAGTTGACCTTAGAGCCCTGGCTCATCTCTCCAAGCTGACTCCATACAGATCAGCAGTTACCATTcagtcttttttaatttaaattttttttaatttaaatttttattgcattataattgacttacaatattgtgttagcttcaggtatacagcaaagtgattcggttatatatctgtactttttctgattcttttccattataggttattacaagatattgaatatagttccctgtgctatacagtaggtccttgttgtctcttttatatacagtagtatgtatctgttaatcccaaactccaattTTATCCACTCCCCAACCCTCACCCCATCTccacccctttcccttttggtaaccataagtttgttttctttgtgactGTTTAGTGTTGTCTTTATGAGTCTGGACTCTGGATCTGGACTGCTAGCACTCAAATCCCAGCTTATTCAGCCATGACCTCGGACAAGTTAAACGTTCTGtacctatttcctcatctgtaaaatggcgaTGATGTTTACACTGCTGaggctgaaataaataaattcatgtaaAGTGTTCACAACACTGTCTGGCTCTAATAACTGTAGTGCTCGTTGTAACCCAGTACTGCTGCTACGACTATAGTTGTGTTGTTGTTGCTACACAAATATCTCCTATAGTATTACCATCAGTGTTGTCGATTCTGTTCTGATTTTCCACCCATTTGCCAGATGAGGTCACTAAGGCCCAGTAAGGATGCCTAGCCAGTGAGCCCCACCCGGCCCCCATTCCTGGCACTCTTGACATGGCTGCCTGTTTCTTGTCCCTGCAGGTTCGGGGCGCCCGCCCCCTGCTAGGCCAAGTGGAGGGGGTGTCCCCGCCCAATGGGCCTGGCCAGGGCCCTGCGCCGCCTCAGCGGCGCCCTGGAGTCTGGAGACGACAGGGCAGGTGATGAGGAGGAAGCCGGGCCGGGGCTGTGCCACAACGGGTGGGCACCAGCGCAGTCGCCGGTGGGGCGGCGCCGCGGGCGCTTCGTCAAGAAGGACGGGCACTGCAACGTGCGCTTCGTGAACCTGGGCGGCCAGGGCGCGCGCTACCTGAGCGACTTGTTCACCACGTGCGTGGACGTGCGCTGGCGCTGGATGTGCCTGCTCTTCTCCTGCTCCTTCCTTGCCTCCTGGCTGCTCTTCGGCCTGGCCTTCTGGCTCATCGCCTCCCTGCACGGCGACCTGACTGCCCCACCGCCGCCCGCACCCTGCTTCTCGCAGGTGGCCAGCTTCCTGGCCGCCTTCCTCTTCGCGCTGGAGACGCAGACGTCCATCGGCTACGGAGTGCGCAGCGTCACCGAGGAGTGCCCGGCCGCCGTGGCCGCCGTGGTGCTCCAGTGTATCGCCGGCTGCGTGCTGGACGCCTTCGTCGTGGGCGCCGTCATGGCCAAGATGGCCAAGCCCAAGAAGCGCAACGAGACGCTAGTCTTCAGCGAGAACGCCGTCGTGGCGCTGCGCGACCGCCGCCTCTGCCTCATGTGGCGCGTCGGCAACCTGCGCCGCAGCCATCTCGTCGAAGCCCACGTGCGGGCTCAGCTGCTGCAGGTGCGAGTCGGCCCCGTGGCAGGCCACGCCCCCTGGTGggcggccccccccccccccccgccccgcgaGGTCTGGGAGTGGGAGGCGCGGGGCGGGGAGTGGGAGTTGTAGGTCTAAGGAGCAAGTATGCCGGAAGCCTGGAAGGGACCTGGACTACAATTCCCAGCAGTCTCTCGGGCAGGACACGTTCTGCCTCACCTTGAGGGCTGAGGATGGTTCCCAAAGCCCTTGTGGGAAATGTAAACCCAAGAGAAAGGTCTCTGATCATTTCTTCCTGCAAGCCTAGAGTTGAGACAGATTTTGAGATTTAAAGAGTCCCCTGAGACTTGCCCCCCGTGGAACTGTGGGAAATGCAGGCCTGCGAGGTCCACGTCTGATCAGTAAAGACTCTGGAGGACAATTCCCAGAAGCCTCTGGGGTCAAGGAAAGCGCCCACTCAGGGTGGTCTGAAGAGGCTTTGTAGTTTTGCTGGTGGTATAAACCACGGCTCAGGTTTACTATCCCCAGCCAGTGTTGTGGTACAGAGAGAGGCCGGGGACGGAGGTCAGGCTCCTATGGGCTtgtgggagatgcaggtctgAGGATGGGGTGCTGCTCACACCTGCAGAGCCAGGGAAGACAATTCTCCGAGGCCACTGGGTGTGTGGTCCTGCAGCATTTGTGGGGGCCTTCATTTTCCACCTCAGGGGCCCAGACTTTTCCCACCAGCCTCCTGCTCAGAGAAGTACAGGGCAGAGGGTTGGGAAACTCTTGAATTTTAGCGtctcagcaaaaaacaaaactacaattcCCATTGGCCCCTGGGGCAACGGCTCCCTCTGGCACCCTGATAAAAGAGCCTTAGTGTTTCTAGAATTGTGGTCAAACTGCCCAAACAAATTCTGGGGCAAAGACGCTTAAGAACACAGGGTTAGGGCTGGACTTGGATGAGGACAGGGTTGTGGTGGGAGCTACAACTCCCAGCAACCTCTAGGGATTCACATAGACAATGGCAAGAGAATGGAGCCCCACTCTCCActtctgtctcctgcttgacTGAAATTCAGAGATTCATGACCAGGAGGGACACTATCTCTCCCAGAAGTCTGTGGGGCACTGACAGAACTTGGTAAGTGGGTATGGAACCAATGGGTAGGTGGGGTGAAACTGCTGATACCTGGCCTGGGGTTAGGCCTCCACCCCAcagaaatacacagacacacaagagGATGGAAGTAGTTGGGTTGGGGaggttcagtccagttcagtcgctcagtcgtatccaactctttgcgaccccatgaaccacagcacaccaggcctccctgtccatcaccaactcccggagtttacccaaactcatgtccattgagtcagtgatgccatccaaccatctcatcctctgttggagGGGTGGGCAAGTGAATATCCCAGGGACTACACTGAGGCAATGgtgaaacataggcagaacataaGCATAGCTTCTGTTGGACTTAGATTGTCATCCTGGTTAATCTTTCTCTGGCCATATACTGAAAGCCATTTTTCTATCCCTCTCCTTCTCCAATTGCTTTTGGATGTGATTCTTATCATCTGTTGTCTCTTtaactctgtttctgtcttgCTGATTTCTGTGGCTCTGTGCCAATGTCACTCTGTCACTATCTTTTTCTCTCCCCTGTCTTTCTCGGATTTCCTTCCCCAAaccctctctgagtctctgtctACTCCACCGCCCTCCTCTGGGCTTCCGTCCTCACCTTCCTGGACCACCATCTCCCTCTCTCGGGGTCTGTGTCCTCCTCTTTTTCTGCCTGACCATCCCTCTCTCTCTGGGTCCATGTTctctctgcacccccacccctcctggtCTCTGCCCTCCTCTTCTTCTGCACCTCTATCCCCTCCTCTCGCTATCTCTATCTTCCATTCATCTCTGTGCTCCCTGTTCTCTTTGGCCGCCTGTCTTTTGCTGCAGCCTCGAGTGACCCCGGAGGGTGAGTACatacctctggaccaccaggatgTGGATGTGGGCTTTGATGGTGGCACTGATCGCATCTTCCTTGTGTCTCCCATCACCATCGTGCATGAGATCGACTCCGCCAGTCCTCTGTATGAACTAGGACGGGCTGAGCTGGCCCGGGCTGACTTTGAGCTGGTGGTCATTCTCGAGGGCATGGTTGAGGCCACAGCTATGACCACACAGTGTCGCTCTTCCTACCTCCCTGGTGAGCTGCTCTGGGGCCATCGTTTCGAGCCGGTCCTCTTCCAGCGTGGCTCCCAGTACGAGGTCGACTATCGCCACTTCCATCGCACTTACGAGGTTCCAGGGACACCTGTCTGTAGCGCCAAGGAGCTGGACGAACGGGCAGAGCGCGCCTCC of the Cervus canadensis isolate Bull #8, Minnesota chromosome 18, ASM1932006v1, whole genome shotgun sequence genome contains:
- the KCNJ14 gene encoding ATP-sensitive inward rectifier potassium channel 14, producing MGLARALRRLSGALESGDDRAGDEEEAGPGLCHNGWAPAQSPVGRRRGRFVKKDGHCNVRFVNLGGQGARYLSDLFTTCVDVRWRWMCLLFSCSFLASWLLFGLAFWLIASLHGDLTAPPPPAPCFSQVASFLAAFLFALETQTSIGYGVRSVTEECPAAVAAVVLQCIAGCVLDAFVVGAVMAKMAKPKKRNETLVFSENAVVALRDRRLCLMWRVGNLRRSHLVEAHVRAQLLQPRVTPEGEYIPLDHQDVDVGFDGGTDRIFLVSPITIVHEIDSASPLYELGRAELARADFELVVILEGMVEATAMTTQCRSSYLPGELLWGHRFEPVLFQRGSQYEVDYRHFHRTYEVPGTPVCSAKELDERAERASQSPKSGFPSSLAAFCYENELALSCCQEEDEEEEAMEGDAAEAEDMAASPRVLTPTLALTLPP